From the genome of Fusobacterium varium, one region includes:
- the apt gene encoding Adenine phosphoribosyltransferase — MDLKNYVATVLDFPKKGIVFRDITPLMNSGEAYKEATDQIVNFAKEHNIDVVVGPEARGFIFGCPVSYSLGIGFVPVRKPGKLPREVIEYSYDLEYGSNVLCMHKDSIKPGQRVLIIDDLLATGGTIEAVIKLVESLGGIVAGLAFLIELEELKGMEKLKNYPVLTLMKY; from the coding sequence ATGGATTTGAAAAATTATGTAGCAACTGTATTGGATTTTCCAAAAAAAGGGATTGTATTTAGAGATATAACACCTTTGATGAATAGTGGAGAAGCATATAAAGAAGCTACTGATCAAATTGTAAATTTTGCTAAAGAACATAATATAGATGTAGTAGTTGGGCCAGAGGCTAGAGGATTTATTTTTGGTTGTCCAGTTTCATATTCTTTAGGAATAGGATTTGTTCCAGTTAGAAAACCAGGAAAGCTTCCAAGAGAAGTTATAGAGTATTCATATGATCTTGAATATGGATCAAATGTCTTATGTATGCATAAGGATTCTATTAAACCTGGACAAAGAGTTTTGATAATAGATGACTTATTGGCAACAGGTGGAACAATAGAAGCTGTTATAAAATTAGTTGAATCTCTAGGAGGAATAGTTGCGGGACTAGCATTTTTAATTGAACTTGAAGAGTTGAAAGGGATGGAAAAGCTTAAAAATTATCCTGTATTGACTTTGATGAAATATTAG
- the relA gene encoding GTP pyrophosphokinase, translating to MNYWEEIVNQINKNNLKVDLEKIKLALYFAEECHEGQYRKSGEDYIMHPVEVTKILIDMKMDTDTIVAGILHDIVEDTLITLADIKYNFGDTVATLVDGVTKLKSLPNGTKKQDENIRKMILAMAQNLRVIIIKLSDRLHNMRTLKYMKPEKQIAISQETLDIYAPLAHRLGIAKIKWELEDLCLRYLKPEEYEHIKSLIDSKRNERSEYVESFIKTIVKLLHDTGIKGNVKGRFKHFYSIYKKMYEKGKEFDDIYDLMGVRIIVDTEGECYNTLGVIHSHFKPVPGRFKDYIAVPKSNNYQSIHTTIVGPQGKFIEIQIRTEEMDRVAEEGIAAHWSYKEKTKVTKGDQVYGWLRNILELQNEAEDTQDFIKSVTEDIMNETVFVFSPKGDILELPQGSTPLDFAFAIHTQIGCKCVGAKVNGKIVTLDYKLQNGDRVEIITAKNSKGPAKDWLDIVVTHGAKSKIRKLLKEQIMDETIKNGRENLERELGKLGISLKEMEEDPIIKKHMEKNNISNLDDFYYHVGEKRSKIDIIIKKLRTRIEKERAISNIDIDELMEKKKEKEKSTSGKNDFGIVIDGVNNTLIRFARCCTPLPGDEITGYVTKLTGITVHRKDCKNLKSMIEHDPSREIEVAWDKSLIEKKVNKYKFTFNVLVYDKPNILLDLINTIANHKIHLVSVNSNEINKNGEKLINIKLTIEISDKSEYKYLLNNILKLKNVISVDR from the coding sequence ATGAACTATTGGGAAGAAATTGTAAATCAGATAAATAAGAATAATTTAAAAGTAGATCTGGAGAAAATCAAACTAGCTCTGTATTTTGCTGAAGAGTGCCATGAAGGTCAATATAGAAAATCTGGAGAAGATTATATCATGCACCCTGTAGAAGTTACAAAAATTCTAATAGACATGAAAATGGATACAGATACTATTGTAGCAGGAATACTTCATGATATAGTTGAAGATACATTGATAACTTTAGCAGATATCAAGTACAACTTTGGAGATACAGTAGCAACACTTGTTGATGGAGTTACAAAATTAAAAAGCCTTCCTAATGGTACTAAAAAGCAAGATGAAAATATAAGAAAAATGATTCTTGCTATGGCACAAAATCTTAGAGTTATAATAATTAAACTTTCTGACAGGCTTCATAATATGAGAACATTAAAATATATGAAACCTGAAAAACAGATAGCAATATCACAGGAAACTTTAGATATATATGCTCCTCTTGCACATAGATTAGGGATAGCAAAAATAAAATGGGAACTTGAAGATTTATGCCTTCGTTATCTAAAGCCAGAGGAATATGAGCATATCAAATCTTTAATAGACAGTAAAAGAAATGAAAGAAGTGAATATGTAGAGAGTTTTATAAAAACTATAGTAAAGCTTTTACATGACACAGGTATTAAAGGTAATGTAAAGGGAAGATTTAAACATTTTTATAGCATATATAAAAAAATGTATGAAAAAGGAAAAGAATTTGATGATATATATGATCTTATGGGAGTACGTATAATCGTTGATACAGAAGGTGAATGTTATAATACTCTTGGAGTGATACACAGCCATTTCAAACCTGTTCCTGGAAGATTTAAAGATTATATAGCAGTACCAAAATCAAATAATTATCAATCTATACATACAACAATAGTTGGACCACAAGGGAAATTTATTGAAATACAAATAAGAACAGAAGAGATGGACAGGGTAGCTGAGGAAGGGATAGCAGCTCACTGGAGTTATAAAGAAAAAACAAAAGTTACAAAAGGAGATCAAGTATATGGCTGGCTTAGAAATATACTAGAACTTCAAAATGAAGCAGAAGATACACAAGATTTTATTAAAAGTGTAACTGAAGATATAATGAATGAAACAGTTTTTGTATTTTCTCCAAAAGGAGATATACTAGAACTTCCTCAAGGTTCTACACCTTTGGATTTTGCTTTTGCAATACATACACAAATAGGTTGTAAATGTGTAGGAGCCAAGGTTAATGGTAAGATAGTTACACTTGATTATAAACTACAGAATGGAGATAGAGTAGAGATAATTACTGCTAAAAATTCAAAGGGACCTGCAAAGGACTGGTTAGATATAGTAGTTACTCATGGGGCAAAAAGTAAAATTAGAAAACTGCTTAAAGAGCAGATAATGGATGAAACTATAAAAAATGGTAGAGAAAATCTTGAAAGAGAATTAGGAAAATTAGGAATATCTCTAAAAGAAATGGAAGAGGATCCTATCATTAAAAAACATATGGAAAAGAATAATATCAGTAATCTAGATGATTTTTATTATCATGTAGGAGAAAAGAGAAGTAAAATAGATATTATTATAAAAAAACTTAGAACAAGAATAGAAAAAGAGAGAGCTATTTCCAATATCGATATTGATGAGCTTATGGAAAAAAAGAAAGAAAAAGAAAAAAGCACTTCAGGTAAAAATGATTTTGGAATAGTGATTGATGGAGTAAACAATACTCTTATAAGATTTGCAAGATGTTGTACCCCACTTCCTGGAGATGAAATAACTGGTTATGTTACAAAGCTTACAGGAATAACAGTTCATCGTAAAGACTGTAAAAATTTAAAAAGTATGATAGAGCATGATCCTTCCAGAGAAATAGAAGTAGCATGGGATAAATCTCTAATAGAAAAGAAAGTTAATAAATATAAATTTACATTTAATGTTCTTGTTTATGATAAACCAAATATACTTTTAGATCTTATTAATACAATAGCAAATCATAAAATACATCTTGTTTCTGTAAATTCAAATGAAATAAATAAAAATGGAGAAAAACTCATAAATATAAAATTGACTATTGAGATAAGTGATAAGAGCGAATATAAATATTTATTAAATAATATATTAAAATTAAAAAATGTAATATCAGTAGACAGATAG
- the tgt gene encoding Queuine tRNA-ribosyltransferase, protein MTIKLPVTYELVKKQGKARAGKITTPHGEIETPVFMPVGTQATVKTMTPEELETIGAEIILGNTYHLYLRPSDELIAKFGGLHKFMNWNKPILTDSGGFQVFSLGALRKITEEGVKFSSHIDGSKHFLSPEKSIEIQNNLGSDIVMLFDECPPGLSTREYIIPSIERTTRWAKRCIEAHKRPDEQGLFAIVQGGVYEDLRDKSLNELMEMDNSFSGYAIGGLAVGEPREDMYRILHHIVERCPEEKPRYLMGVGEPLDMLEAVEAGIDMMDCVQPSRIGRHGTVFTKYGRLVIKNASYAEDDRPLDEDCDCYVCRNYTRGYIRHLFKAEEILGQRLATYHNLYFLLKLMKNARKAILADKFEEYKNDFVKNYTLGKESEWIKPKKIIEK, encoded by the coding sequence ATGACAATTAAATTACCTGTTACATATGAACTGGTAAAAAAGCAGGGTAAGGCCAGAGCAGGAAAAATAACAACTCCACATGGAGAAATAGAAACACCTGTATTTATGCCTGTAGGAACACAGGCAACAGTAAAAACAATGACACCAGAAGAACTTGAAACTATTGGAGCTGAAATAATACTTGGGAATACATATCATCTTTATTTAAGACCAAGTGATGAGTTAATAGCGAAATTTGGAGGACTCCATAAATTTATGAACTGGAATAAACCTATACTTACAGATAGTGGTGGATTTCAAGTATTCAGCCTTGGAGCTTTAAGGAAAATTACAGAAGAGGGAGTAAAGTTTAGTTCACATATTGATGGATCAAAACATTTTCTTTCACCTGAAAAATCAATAGAGATACAAAATAATCTAGGGTCTGATATAGTAATGCTTTTTGATGAATGCCCTCCAGGGTTATCAACAAGAGAGTATATAATTCCATCTATTGAAAGAACTACAAGATGGGCCAAAAGATGTATAGAGGCTCATAAAAGACCTGATGAACAAGGATTATTTGCAATTGTTCAGGGAGGTGTATATGAAGACCTCAGGGATAAAAGTTTAAATGAACTTATGGAAATGGACAATAGTTTTTCAGGTTATGCAATAGGTGGACTTGCTGTAGGAGAGCCTAGAGAAGATATGTATAGAATACTCCATCATATAGTAGAGAGATGTCCAGAAGAGAAGCCAAGATATCTAATGGGAGTAGGAGAGCCTCTTGATATGTTGGAAGCTGTGGAAGCTGGAATAGATATGATGGATTGTGTACAGCCTAGTAGAATTGGAAGACATGGAACTGTATTTACAAAATATGGAAGACTTGTTATAAAAAATGCTTCTTATGCTGAAGATGATAGACCACTTGATGAAGATTGTGATTGTTATGTATGTAGAAACTATACAAGAGGATATATAAGACATTTATTTAAGGCTGAGGAGATTCTTGGGCAAAGACTAGCTACATATCATAATCTATATTTTCTTTTGAAATTAATGAAGAATGCTAGGAAAGCTATATTAGCAGATAAGTTTGAAGAATATAAAAATGATTTTGTAAAAAACTATACTTTAGGAAAAGAGTCTGAATGGATTAAACCTAAAAAAATAATTGAAAAGTAA
- a CDS encoding DNA-binding transcriptional repressor ExuR yields MKNEIIDEVPVYQKIAIDIAKKIINGKYSLGEKLSGRSTLASEYRVSPETIRKSVYILKEFDILNISKGSGIEIKSIENAIRYMEQYGESQTIDSIKKRFMTG; encoded by the coding sequence ATGAAAAATGAGATTATTGATGAAGTTCCTGTATATCAAAAAATAGCTATTGATATAGCTAAAAAAATAATAAATGGAAAATACAGTCTTGGAGAAAAGCTTTCTGGAAGGTCTACTCTGGCTTCTGAGTACAGGGTTTCTCCTGAAACTATTCGTAAATCTGTATATATTTTAAAAGAGTTTGATATATTAAACATATCAAAAGGAAGTGGAATAGAGATAAAATCTATTGAAAACGCTATCAGATATATGGAACAATATGGAGAAAGTCAAACAATTGATAGTATAAAAAAGAGATTCATGACTGGATAA
- the htpG gene encoding High temperature protein G, producing the protein MRKESKVFQAETKELLNLMINSIYTNKEIFLRELISNASDAIDKLKFNSLTDSEILGDDKDFKIILSVDKDKKELTITDNGIGMTYEEVAENIGTIAKSGSKAFKEKLENTSKDEIDIIGQFGVGFYSGFMAADTITLVTKSPYSDKGVKWVSSGDGSYEIEEIEVEKRGTSITLSIKAGEDYDSFLEDWKIKDLVKKYSDYVRYPIYFNDEIINSTKPIWKTDKSTLKDEDYNEFYKSNFHDWEDPMMHFHLKIQGNIEYTSLLYVPKKAPIDFYTKDYKKGLQLYTKNVFIMDKCDELIPEYFSFIKGLVDCDNLSLNISREILQQNSELQAISRNLEKKIISEFEKLLKTDRDKYIEFWEAFGRNIKFGIHDMFGMNKDKLQNLLIFRSSLDEKYVTLKEYVERMGDRKEILYVVGEDLATVTSLPKMEALKEKGMEVLLLTDKIDEFALKTMMEYDGKSFKSINDSDFKIDDSKEKEEEIKKLSEENKTLLDKIKEALSNKIVDVELSNDLGKAASSLLAKGSVSLEMEKVLSQIPGNEGVKAEKILALNPEHPVFKKLQNSENTETFNDLLDVLYTEALILEGFQIENPVDFIKKLNNLIK; encoded by the coding sequence ATGAGAAAAGAGTCAAAAGTGTTTCAGGCAGAAACAAAAGAATTGCTTAACTTAATGATAAATTCTATCTATACAAATAAAGAAATATTTTTAAGAGAACTTATATCAAATGCAAGTGATGCTATTGATAAATTAAAATTTAACTCTCTCACTGACAGTGAAATATTAGGTGATGATAAAGATTTTAAAATAATATTATCTGTAGATAAAGACAAAAAAGAATTAACAATAACTGATAATGGTATTGGAATGACTTATGAAGAAGTAGCAGAGAATATAGGAACCATAGCTAAATCAGGTTCTAAAGCTTTTAAAGAGAAATTAGAGAATACTTCAAAGGATGAAATAGATATCATTGGTCAATTTGGAGTAGGATTTTATTCTGGATTTATGGCTGCTGATACTATTACTCTTGTTACAAAATCTCCTTACTCTGATAAAGGAGTTAAATGGGTATCTTCTGGAGATGGTTCTTATGAAATTGAAGAAATTGAAGTAGAAAAAAGAGGAACATCTATAACTCTTTCTATCAAAGCTGGGGAAGATTATGATAGCTTCCTTGAAGATTGGAAAATTAAAGATCTTGTAAAAAAATACTCTGATTATGTAAGATATCCTATTTATTTTAATGATGAAATAATTAACTCTACAAAACCTATATGGAAAACTGACAAGTCAACTTTAAAAGATGAAGATTATAATGAATTCTATAAATCAAATTTCCATGATTGGGAAGACCCTATGATGCATTTTCATTTGAAAATCCAAGGAAATATTGAATATACTTCACTTTTATATGTTCCTAAAAAAGCTCCTATAGATTTTTACACAAAAGATTATAAAAAAGGACTGCAACTTTATACTAAAAATGTATTTATAATGGATAAATGTGATGAATTGATTCCTGAATATTTTAGCTTTATTAAAGGGCTTGTAGATTGTGACAATCTTTCTCTTAATATATCAAGAGAAATTCTACAACAAAATAGTGAACTTCAGGCTATTTCTAGAAACCTTGAAAAGAAAATAATAAGTGAATTTGAAAAACTTCTAAAAACTGATAGAGATAAGTATATAGAATTCTGGGAAGCTTTTGGAAGAAATATAAAATTTGGTATCCATGATATGTTTGGAATGAATAAAGATAAACTTCAAAATCTCCTTATCTTCAGAAGTTCTCTTGATGAAAAATATGTTACTTTAAAAGAATATGTAGAACGTATGGGAGATAGAAAAGAAATCCTTTATGTAGTAGGAGAAGATTTAGCTACTGTTACTTCTCTTCCTAAAATGGAAGCATTAAAAGAAAAAGGAATGGAAGTTCTTCTTCTTACAGATAAAATAGATGAATTCGCCCTAAAAACTATGATGGAATATGATGGTAAATCATTTAAATCTATCAATGATTCAGATTTTAAAATTGATGATAGTAAAGAAAAAGAGGAAGAAATTAAAAAACTTTCAGAAGAAAATAAAACTCTTCTTGATAAAATAAAAGAAGCTCTATCAAATAAAATAGTTGATGTTGAACTTAGCAATGATTTAGGAAAAGCTGCTTCTTCTCTTCTGGCAAAAGGAAGTGTTTCTTTAGAAATGGAGAAAGTTCTTTCTCAAATACCTGGAAATGAAGGAGTAAAAGCTGAAAAAATACTTGCTTTAAATCCAGAACATCCTGTATTTAAAAAGCTTCAAAATTCTGAAAATACAGAAACTTTCAATGATCTTCTTGATGTACTATATACTGAAGCTTTAATTTTAGAGGGATTCCAAATAGAAAATCCTGTAGATTTTATAAAAAAATTGAATAACCTTATTAAATAA
- a CDS encoding Magnesium transporter mgtE: MENVLFFLKNNQLAKLKESLMEENPVDIAELFEDLTKEQSLKIFRILPKDTSAEVFSYLSSEKQQEIVENITDEEIRHIIDEMFIDDTVDFIEEMPANVVDKILQNTSPDTRKLINQFLKYPENSAGSVMTVEYVSLKSDMNIGQALNHIKKVGIDNETIDICYIIDNQRKLVGFISLKSLIFLDDILPLVDAMETNVISAITTDDQEFIASQFRKYDLTSMPVVDNEGRLVGIITIDDVVDVIDQENTEDFQKMAAMNPSDEEYLKESVFSLAKHRIIWLLVLMISATATGTIIRRYEEVLQSVVILAAFIPMLMDTGGNAGSQSSTLIIRGIALGEIQLKDIGKILWKEFRVSLIVGITLAAVNFLRIYYIDRAGLTISLVVCASLLFTVVIAKVVGGVLPIMAKAFKLDPAIMASPLITTIVDACALVVYFGLSTHFLNLA; this comes from the coding sequence ATGGAAAATGTTTTGTTTTTCCTAAAAAATAATCAATTAGCAAAATTGAAAGAATCACTTATGGAAGAAAATCCAGTAGATATTGCCGAACTTTTTGAGGATCTTACTAAAGAACAAAGTCTTAAAATATTTAGAATTCTTCCTAAAGATACTTCAGCAGAAGTATTTTCATATCTTTCTTCAGAGAAACAACAAGAAATTGTTGAAAATATAACAGACGAAGAAATACGTCATATAATTGATGAAATGTTCATTGATGATACTGTGGACTTTATTGAAGAAATGCCTGCAAATGTTGTTGATAAAATATTGCAGAATACTTCCCCAGACACAAGAAAATTAATCAACCAGTTTCTTAAATATCCTGAAAATAGTGCTGGTAGTGTAATGACAGTGGAATATGTTTCTCTAAAGAGCGATATGAATATTGGACAGGCTTTAAATCACATAAAAAAAGTAGGTATTGATAACGAAACCATTGATATATGCTATATTATTGATAATCAAAGAAAGCTTGTTGGATTTATTTCATTAAAAAGTCTTATTTTTTTAGATGATATACTTCCTTTAGTTGATGCAATGGAAACTAATGTTATTAGTGCTATTACTACTGATGACCAAGAATTTATTGCTTCTCAATTCAGAAAATATGACCTAACATCTATGCCAGTTGTTGATAATGAAGGAAGGCTTGTTGGTATAATTACTATTGATGACGTTGTAGATGTAATTGATCAGGAAAATACAGAAGACTTTCAAAAGATGGCAGCCATGAATCCATCTGATGAGGAATATCTTAAAGAATCTGTGTTCTCACTTGCAAAACACAGAATAATATGGCTTCTTGTACTTATGATTTCAGCTACTGCTACTGGTACCATCATAAGAAGATATGAAGAAGTGCTTCAATCTGTTGTTATTCTAGCAGCTTTTATTCCTATGTTAATGGATACTGGAGGAAATGCTGGTTCACAGTCTTCCACTTTGATTATCAGAGGAATAGCCCTTGGAGAAATACAGCTTAAAGATATTGGAAAAATACTTTGGAAGGAATTCAGAGTAAGTTTAATAGTTGGAATAACATTAGCTGCTGTAAATTTTTTAAGAATTTATTATATAGACAGAGCTGGTCTTACAATTTCATTAGTTGTATGTGCTAGTTTACTATTTACAGTTGTAATAGCTAAAGTTGTTGGAGGAGTTCTTCCTATAATGGCAAAAGCTTTTAAACTTGACCCAGCCATTATGGCAAGTCCATTGATTACTACAATAGTAGATGCTTGTGCTCTTGTAGTTTACTTTGGATTATCCACTCATTTTTTAAATCTAGCATAA
- a CDS encoding 16S rRNA methyltransferase B: protein MNVKQRAIGLIQEVENGKYSNIALNEYFKENILNRKERGFITELFYGVIRKKYF, encoded by the coding sequence GTGAATGTAAAGCAAAGGGCCATTGGTCTTATACAGGAAGTTGAAAATGGAAAATATTCCAATATAGCTTTGAATGAATATTTTAAAGAAAATATTCTAAATAGAAAGGAAAGAGGCTTTATAACAGAACTTTTTTATGGTGTAATAAGAAAAAAATATTTTTAG
- the rsmB gene encoding Ribosomal RNA small subunit methyltransferase B, whose protein sequence is MPVGKFVNGVLRGYLREMDNDIKELRETDKLDILLSYPRWFYEKIKEEYGENAELFLESLKKIPYISFRVNTLKYSEKEFEKLLLDKDIEIIKKVDTVYYLDSGILLYSNEFKDGKIIVQDASSYLSAKNLNPNEQDLVLDTCSAPGGKTAVLGELMGNKGEILALDIYPHKLKLIEENCKKLGIDIVKPIKMDARKLNQQGKKFDKILVDAPCSGYGVLRKKPEAIYNKTPENIELLSELQFEILESASQVLKDDGELVYSTCTILKEENTENIKRFLEKYPEFETAEVYIPENVKGTYDEAGGFTIDYNEDILDGFYIAKIRKKR, encoded by the coding sequence GTGCCAGTAGGTAAATTTGTAAATGGAGTCTTAAGAGGATACTTAAGAGAAATGGACAATGATATAAAAGAGTTGAGAGAAACAGATAAGTTAGATATTCTTTTATCATATCCAAGATGGTTCTATGAGAAAATAAAAGAGGAATATGGGGAGAATGCAGAATTATTTTTAGAATCACTAAAAAAAATACCTTATATAAGCTTTAGAGTGAATACTTTAAAATATAGTGAAAAAGAATTTGAAAAACTGCTGTTGGATAAGGATATAGAAATAATAAAAAAAGTAGATACAGTATATTATTTAGATTCAGGAATTTTACTATATAGTAATGAATTTAAAGATGGGAAAATAATAGTACAAGATGCCTCATCTTATCTTTCTGCCAAAAATTTAAATCCAAATGAGCAAGATTTGGTTTTAGATACATGTAGTGCACCTGGAGGAAAGACAGCAGTACTAGGTGAATTGATGGGGAATAAAGGAGAAATTTTAGCTCTAGATATTTATCCTCATAAATTAAAGCTAATAGAGGAAAATTGTAAAAAATTAGGAATAGATATAGTAAAACCTATAAAAATGGACGCAAGAAAATTAAATCAACAAGGTAAAAAGTTTGATAAGATATTAGTAGATGCTCCTTGCAGTGGATATGGTGTACTTAGAAAGAAACCTGAGGCTATATATAATAAAACTCCTGAAAATATAGAATTACTATCAGAATTACAATTTGAAATACTTGAGTCAGCTTCACAAGTCCTTAAAGATGATGGAGAACTGGTATATAGTACCTGTACCATTTTAAAAGAGGAAAATACAGAGAATATAAAGAGATTTTTAGAAAAGTATCCAGAGTTTGAAACAGCAGAAGTGTATATTCCAGAAAATGTAAAAGGGACTTATGACGAAGCTGGTGGATTTACAATAGATTATAATGAAGATATTTTAGATGGATTCTATATTGCAAAAATCAGAAAAAAGAGGTAA
- a CDS encoding Putative O-methyltransferase MSMEG_5073, with the protein MLEELKEANEYIAGKIKEKDELILEMEAYAQKYNVPIVTKEVAEYLRFLVSSYKIKNILEIGTAIGYSGILMAKEIKENNGKLYTIEIDEERYNLAQENFKKSGLSNIISIKGDALEEVKKINDTFDFIFIDASKGHYMEFFEDSYKLLNEGGIIFIDNIMFRGYLYKEYPKRFKTIVKRLDSFIDYLYKRDDRFVLLPFGDGVGLCFKEAKNIKE; encoded by the coding sequence ATGTTAGAAGAATTAAAGGAAGCCAATGAATATATAGCAGGAAAAATCAAAGAAAAAGATGAATTGATTCTTGAGATGGAAGCATATGCTCAAAAATATAATGTTCCAATTGTAACAAAAGAAGTAGCTGAATATTTAAGATTTTTAGTAAGCAGTTACAAAATTAAAAATATTTTGGAGATAGGGACTGCCATTGGTTATTCAGGCATACTTATGGCTAAAGAAATTAAAGAGAATAATGGAAAACTCTATACTATTGAAATAGATGAAGAAAGATACAATCTTGCTCAAGAAAATTTTAAAAAATCTGGATTGAGTAATATTATCTCTATTAAAGGAGATGCACTGGAAGAGGTAAAAAAAATAAATGATACATTTGATTTCATATTTATAGATGCTTCAAAAGGACATTATATGGAATTTTTTGAAGATTCATATAAATTATTGAATGAAGGTGGAATAATCTTTATTGATAATATAATGTTTAGGGGATATCTATATAAAGAATATCCGAAAAGATTCAAGACTATTGTAAAAAGGCTGGATAGTTTTATAGATTATCTTTATAAAAGAGATGATAGATTTGTACTTCTTCCTTTTGGAGATGGTGTAGGTCTTTGTTTTAAAGAAGCAAAAAATATTAAAGAATAA
- the proV_1 gene encoding Glycine betaine/L-proline transport ATP-binding protein ProV gives MNKNIENSNEDKYILSVKNLTKLYGLNKNEAVKMLKAGAEKNEVFKKTGVTSAIWDMSFDVKQGEIFVIIGLSGSGKSTVIRCLNRLHNPTSGTILFDGKDIGKFSQKELTDFRRNKISMVFQNFGLMSHRDVISNIEYGLEIKGISKEEREKKAMEVLKMVGLEGLEHANINSLSGGMKQRVGIARALANDPEILLMDEPFSALDPLVRSDMQFELLSIQKKLKKTIIFITHDINEAFKLGDKVAIMKDSRLIQLDTPENMSANPADDYVRQFIDSADKTKVISVKQIMFNPSCIIRLKEGAGIAIREMKSNRVSSAYVIDNHMKFLGIITIDNALKCRNENGFLSDYIFNEIPTTSSDALINDILPIAANTKFPIAVIDNGELMGIVSKASILSTLI, from the coding sequence ATGAACAAAAATATAGAAAATAGCAATGAAGATAAATATATTTTAAGTGTAAAAAATTTAACAAAACTTTATGGCTTGAATAAAAATGAAGCTGTAAAAATGCTTAAAGCTGGCGCTGAAAAAAATGAAGTTTTTAAAAAAACTGGGGTAACTTCTGCTATATGGGATATGTCCTTTGATGTTAAACAGGGAGAGATTTTTGTCATAATTGGTCTTTCTGGTTCTGGTAAATCTACAGTTATTCGTTGTTTAAATAGGCTTCATAATCCAACATCTGGTACTATCCTATTTGATGGTAAAGATATTGGAAAATTTTCTCAAAAAGAGCTTACAGATTTTAGAAGAAATAAAATTTCAATGGTATTTCAAAATTTCGGTTTGATGTCACATAGAGATGTTATAAGTAATATTGAATATGGTCTTGAAATAAAAGGAATTTCAAAAGAAGAGAGAGAAAAGAAAGCTATGGAAGTATTAAAAATGGTAGGTCTTGAAGGGTTAGAACATGCAAATATCAATAGTCTCTCTGGTGGAATGAAACAAAGAGTTGGAATTGCCAGAGCCCTAGCTAATGATCCTGAGATTCTTCTTATGGATGAACCATTTTCAGCTCTTGATCCCTTGGTCCGTAGTGACATGCAGTTTGAATTATTATCAATACAAAAAAAATTAAAGAAAACAATAATATTTATTACTCATGACATAAATGAAGCTTTTAAACTTGGTGACAAAGTTGCAATCATGAAAGATTCAAGGCTTATTCAATTAGATACACCAGAAAATATGTCTGCTAACCCAGCTGATGATTATGTTCGCCAATTTATTGATAGTGCTGATAAAACTAAAGTTATAAGTGTAAAACAAATAATGTTCAATCCCTCTTGTATAATCCGTCTAAAAGAGGGAGCAGGAATTGCTATTCGTGAAATGAAAAGCAATAGAGTTTCAAGTGCTTATGTTATTGATAATCATATGAAATTTTTAGGAATAATAACTATTGATAATGCTCTAAAATGTAGAAACGAAAATGGATTTCTATCTGATTATATATTCAATGAAATTCCAACTACATCTTCAGATGCATTGATAAATGACATTCTCCCTATTGCAGCAAACACTAAGTTCCCTATTGCAGTTATTGATAATGGCGAACTTATGGGAATAGTTTCCAAGGCATCTATTCTTTCTACATTAATATAA